The Streptomyces sp. 11x1 genomic sequence GCGCGTCCCCCACCGCGAGTCCACGCAGGCTGGAGAGGGCCCGTTCGAGGGGGCCGTGAGGAGAGGAGTCAGCGGTCATCGCCCTGCCACTCTAACTGGTGGCCCCGTACGACTCCGGGTCCCGCCAGCGGTCGAACGGCCGGTCGAGCGCGTACTTGCCGTCCTCCCCGAGAACGAGCATCCGCATCTCCGCGTTCCCGGGGTTCGACAGCGACTCGAACTCCGCGACCGTCCAGTGGAACCAGCGCATGCAGAAGAGACGCATGGCGAGCCCATGGGTGACCAGCAGGACGTTCGGCGGGTGGTCGGGGTCCTCGAAACTGCGGAAGAGGCTCTCCAGGAAGCCACCGACCCGGTCGTAGACGTCGGCGCCGGACTCCCCCTGCGCGAAGCGGTAGAAGAAGTGGCCGTAGGCGTCCCGGTAGGCCTTCTGGAGGCGGACGTCGTCCGGGTCCTGCCAGTTCCCCCAGTCCTGCTCGCGCAGCCGTGGCTCCTCGCGCACCCGCACCTGCTCGGGGTTCAGGTGAAACGCCTGGAACGTCTCGTGCGTTCGGCGATAAGGGGAGACGTAGACGCTGACGCGCTCGCGGCCGACGACGTCGCGGATGTGCTTGCCGGTCTCCTCCGCCTGCTGCCAGCCGAGGTCGGTGAGCGCGAGGGCGTGGTCGGGCTCGCGCTCGTACACGGTGTCATCAACATTGCCCGTTGACTCGCCGTGTCGGACAAGGATGATGCGCCGTGGTCGTGCCATGCCAAGACCCTAAGGGGGACGAGGGCGGATCGAGCACTCGTCCGGGTGCCATACGGCGTAGGTCACACGGCTCCCGCCCGCCGACCTTCAAGGTTTGAAGATCAAACTCGCCGGAGTTGGAATCTCAAACCGTCCAGCTCGGCTCCAGCTCCACAATGTCACCGGTCATGGCGGCGACATCGGCCTCGATCTGCGCCCGAAGGGCGAGGCGCTCGATGCGTTCGACGCGGTACTTGCCGTGCTCGGCCGCCGACTGCCACATGGAGAGGATCATGAACTCGTGAGCGGGGGCCTCACCGAAGAGGCCGCGCACCATGCCCGGGGAGCCGGCCATCGCGGGGTTCCAGACCTTCTCCTGCATCAGCGCGAAGTGCTCGGCCCGCTCCTCGTGGACACGGCAGTGCGCCACCCGCACCAGATCGGCATCCGTGAAGCGCGGCTCGAATCCGGTCTTCACGTCGAACCGGTGGTCGAAGAGCTTCGCCTGCATGTCCTTGAAGGTGCCCGACTGCGACGCGGCGAGCCGGTCGTGGGAGCGCGCCATGAAGGAGTCGTAGAAGGCACGGCTCTCCCAGAAGGAGAAGATGTGCGCCACACCGGCCCGCCCCCGGCTCCAACCCCCGCCCTGTCCACGGAATCCCGGCTCCCCCAGTAGCCCCGCCCACTTTCGCTGCCCCCGTTCGAAACCGCGGCGGTCCACCACGGTGCAGCGAATCCACTTGACCAGCACCGCGCCATGGTAAGGCCACGGAACGTGGCGGCGGTCACTCTCCGGCCGGTTGCACCCGGGCGAGCGCCCCGGCGCGCATGCGAGGATGGACAACTGGCCTGGACCGCCAGGCAGTTCGGCCCGCACGCACAGAAGAGGGGGAGGGAGTTCTGTTGAACGGCCTCAACAAGGGCATCCGCAAGGTAGAA encodes the following:
- a CDS encoding histidine phosphatase family protein, which gives rise to MARPRRIILVRHGESTGNVDDTVYEREPDHALALTDLGWQQAEETGKHIRDVVGRERVSVYVSPYRRTHETFQAFHLNPEQVRVREEPRLREQDWGNWQDPDDVRLQKAYRDAYGHFFYRFAQGESGADVYDRVGGFLESLFRSFEDPDHPPNVLLVTHGLAMRLFCMRWFHWTVAEFESLSNPGNAEMRMLVLGEDGKYALDRPFDRWRDPESYGATS
- a CDS encoding YdbC family protein, whose translation is MLVKWIRCTVVDRRGFERGQRKWAGLLGEPGFRGQGGGWSRGRAGVAHIFSFWESRAFYDSFMARSHDRLAASQSGTFKDMQAKLFDHRFDVKTGFEPRFTDADLVRVAHCRVHEERAEHFALMQEKVWNPAMAGSPGMVRGLFGEAPAHEFMILSMWQSAAEHGKYRVERIERLALRAQIEADVAAMTGDIVELEPSWTV